In the genome of Pseudomonas fluorescens, the window CCAAGCAATCGATGATGGTCACCACCATTCCAGCAACCCTGGAAAAAGGTGGCGAGCTGCTTTACCTGGCTCGCGCCGAAAAACTTAACATCAGCGGCGACAGGATCACCGGCCTGCAATGTTCGGCGATGGATGAACGCTGCGTCGCACCGACCGGGCGCACCATCACGGTCAAGGCGCGGCATTTCGTGCTGGCCGGTGGCGGCATCAACAGCCCAGCCTTGCTGATGCGCTCCGGGGCACCCGACCCGCACAAGCGCTTGGGCAAACGTACGTTCCTGCACCCGGTAAACATGTCCGCCGCCTTGTTCGACGAAGTGGTCAACCCCTTCTACGGCGCACCGCAGTCGATCTATTCCGACCATTTCCAATGGCAGGACGGCACCACGGGCAAGATGTCCTACAAACTGGAAGTCCCGCCCCTGCACCCGGCGCTGGCCACGACATTGCTCGGTGGTTTCGGCCAGGAAAACTCGCAGCACATGGCCAATCTGGCCCATACCCACGCCATGCTGGCGTTGCTGCGGGACGGTTTTCACCCGGACAGCCCTGGTGGCAGCGTCGAATTGCGCAGCGATGACACGCCGGTGCTGGACTACCAGCTATCACCGTACGCCTGGGATGGATTGCGCCGGGCGTTCCATACCATGGCCGAGATCCAGTTTGCCGGTGGCGCCAAGGCCGTGATGCCGATGCACGCCGACGCCCGCTACGTGAAGACCCTCGCCGAAGCGCGCACGCTGATCGACGGCCTGAGCCTGGAGTTGTATCGCACACGCCTGGGCAGTGCCCATGTGATGGGCGGTTGCGCAATGGGTGAAGACCCGACAATTGCGGTGACCGACAGCCTCGGT includes:
- a CDS encoding GMC family oxidoreductase translates to MPVPDPFREGMARGWKTYNGSQLTQDLTLEADVAIIGSGAGGGTTAEILSAAGYKVLLIEEGPLKTSSDFKMLEDQAYANLYQEGIGRMSKDGAITILQGRAVGGTTLINWTSSFRTPEPTLEHWAKEHNVKGHSPTEMAPWFEKMEQRLGVAPWMVPPNANNDVIRKGCEALNYSWHVIPRNVRGCWNLGYCGMGCPTNAKQSMMVTTIPATLEKGGELLYLARAEKLNISGDRITGLQCSAMDERCVAPTGRTITVKARHFVLAGGGINSPALLMRSGAPDPHKRLGKRTFLHPVNMSAALFDEVVNPFYGAPQSIYSDHFQWQDGTTGKMSYKLEVPPLHPALATTLLGGFGQENSQHMANLAHTHAMLALLRDGFHPDSPGGSVELRSDDTPVLDYQLSPYAWDGLRRAFHTMAEIQFAGGAKAVMPMHADARYVKTLAEARTLIDGLSLELYRTRLGSAHVMGGCAMGEDPTIAVTDSLGRHHQLGNLSIHDGSLFPTSIGANPQLSVYGLTAQLATSLAERLKNP